A stretch of Telopea speciosissima isolate NSW1024214 ecotype Mountain lineage chromosome 11, Tspe_v1, whole genome shotgun sequence DNA encodes these proteins:
- the LOC122646807 gene encoding pentatricopeptide repeat-containing protein At1g31920 — protein MIRTPILQQTHFLIAQEDPLQSPDLLRLKEKECLSMLQRCKSSEEFKQAHAQFLKLGLDGDPRRSGSLVAACALSDWGNMDYACSIFRRIEEPGIFEYNTIIRGHVKDMDSQAALLLYRKMLERGIEPDNFTYPSLLKACSYLSAQEEGIQIHGHVFKFGFESDLFVQNSLINMYGKCGEVKHSIRVFKKMDGRSEASWSSLIASHSRLGLWSECLRLFGDMSSEGCWRANESTLVSVLSSCTHLGALDLGRCTHVSLLRNISRLNVILETSLIDMYVKCGSLEKGFSIFHKMHNKNQLSYSVMISGLAIHGRGKEALSVFSDMLEEGLEPDAVIYVSLLSACSHAGLVSEGRECFTRMRLEHHIEPTIQHYGCMIDLLGRAGLLNEAYELIKSMPMEPNDVVWRCLLSACRVHQNLELAEIAGEKLFQLDPHNASDYVLLSNIYAKAHQWEDMARMRKDLAQKALAQTPGFSTVEVKRKVHKFVSQDKSHPDCDAVYEMIHQMQWQLRFEGYIPDTSQVLLDVNEEEKQQRLSVHSQKLAIAFALIHKSQGSTIRIVKNLRMCSDCHTYTKLISKIFERKIIVRDRNRFHHFQDGNCSCRDYW, from the coding sequence ATGATTAGAACACCAATCCTGCAACAGACCCATTTCTTGATAGCACAAGAGGATCCTTTGCAGAGCCCAGATTTATTGAGGTtaaaggagaaagaatgccTTTCTATGTTGCAGAGATGCAAGAGTAGTGAAGAATTCAAGCAGGCTCACGCTCAATTCCTCAAGTTGGGTTTAGATGGTGACCCTCGCCGGTCAGGCAGCCTTGTCGCCGCCTGTGCTTTATCAGATTGGGGCAACATGGACTATGCCTGTTCAATCTTCCGGCGAATTGAAGAACCGGGTATATTCGAATACAACACCATTATTAGAGGTCATGTAAAGGATATGGATTCTCAAGCAGCCCTTCTCTTGTATAGGAAAATGCTTGAAAGAGGTATAGAACCAGACAATTTCACATATCCATCTCTTCTCAAGGCCTGTTCTTATTTATCAGCACAAGAAGAAGGAATTCAGATCCATGGGCATGTTTTTAAGTTTGGATTTGAATCTGATTTGTTTGTGCAGAACAGCTTAATCAATATGTATGGGAAGTGTGGAGAGGTGAAGCATTCTATTAGAGTTTTTAAGAAGATGGATGGAAGAAGTGAGGCTTCTTGGAGTTCTCTTATTGCTTCTCATTCTAGATTGGGGTTGTGGAGTGAGTGCTTAAGGCTGTTTGGAGACATGAGCAGTGAGGGTTGTTGGAGGGCTAATGAGAGCACATTAGTCAGTGTACTATCTTCATGTACTCATTTAGGTGCTTTAGATCTAGGGAGGTGCACACATGTGTCTCTGTTGAGGAACATAAGTAGACTTAATGTTATACTAGAAACATCCTTGATAGACATGTATGTTAAATGTGGATCTCTGGAGAAGGGTTTCTCTATCTTCCACAAGatgcacaacaagaatcagttGTCTTATAGTGTTATGATCTCAGGGCTTGCCATACACGGGCGCGGTAAGGAGGCTCTCAGTGTCTTCTCGGATATGCTCGAAGAAGGATTAGAACCAGATGCTGTCATCTATGTGAGTTTGCTTAGTGCATGCAGTCATGCTGGTCTTGTGTCCGAAGGTCGCGAATGTTTCACAAGGATGAGACTCGAGCATCACATTGAACCAACAATTCAGCATTATGGATGCATGATCGACCTTTTGGGTCGCGCAGGGCTGCTCAATGAAGCATATGAACTGATCAAGAGCATGCCAATGGAGCCAAATGATGTTGTGTGGCGTTGCTTGCTTAGTGCCTGTAGAGTTCATCAGAACCTTGAATTAGCAGAAATTGCAGGTGAGAAGCTTTTCCAGTTAGACCCACATAATGCTAGTGATTATGTGCTTCTATCAAACATCTATGCAAAGGCTCACCAGTGGGAAGACATGGCAAGGATGAGGAAAGACCTGGCTCAGAAGGCCTTGGCGCAGACGCCAGGGTTTAGCACTGTCGAGGTGAAGAGAAAGGTGCACAAGTTTGTGTCACAGGACAAGTCGCACCCAGACTGTGATGCCGTGTATGAGATGATTCACCAGATGCAGTGGCAGCTACGGTTTGAAGGTTACATCCCAGACACTTCACAAGTTCTTTTAGATGTtaatgaagaagagaagcagCAACGACTAAGTGTTCACAGTCAAAAGCTGGCTATTGCCTTTGCTCTTATACATAAAAGCCAAGGATCCACAATTAGAATTGTTAAAAACCTCCGGATGTGTAGTGATTGTCACACATATACTAAATTGATTTCCAAGATCTTTGAGAGAAAGATTATTGTTAGAGATAGAAATCGCTTCCACCATTTTCAAGATGGAAATTGTTCTTGTAGAGACTACTGGTAA